One window from the genome of Malus domestica chromosome 01, GDT2T_hap1 encodes:
- the LOC103444069 gene encoding uncharacterized protein: MRNPEFPSPFEDRQDMAAAGARTTWQRRANCCFVQEDAWSAPKFSSCPSSSSSKTESDIAPENLKPDCMPYNPNPELAPNTKWWLNLEPNCGPQKEFTYEQLTVLGAELEALNSGFVHKTPIISDYYQSNGVLGTQIDMKNSANSFVEQPCQVSVTCTKSDQNKGMQELNAGIGNDPKVPKRKDSGEFWYSDDHLMNLDSLNCLSSEEPKKMSSSLESQWVGTEKTEPWWRSAGKDELASLVAQKSLEHIENCDLPRPRVKHRRKGPSAFDPNSAMDQMAEMGFSNMDTYTWGSLTSGHSTHESCSPLSKDEVETQKISEDNRTKAELLEALCHSQTRARNAEKAAKQAHTEKEHIITLFLKQASQLFAYKQWLQLLQLEKFCLQLNNKDQPWSPHKGRHMKKGQRRAGKRGGRPRYEINTGVVAFAVGLGLAGAGLLLGWTMGWLFPTV; encoded by the exons ATGCGAAATCCAGAATTCCCATCTCCTTTTGAAG ATAGACAAGATATGGCAGCAGCAGGAGCACGTACTACATGGCAGCGTAGAGCAAACTGTTGTTTTGTCCAAGAAGATGCGTGGAGCGCTCCAAAATTTTCTTCCTGCCCGTcatcatcttcctcaaaaaCGGAATCTGATATTGCACCTGAGAACCTCAAACCAGATTGCATGCCTTATAACCCAAATCCTGAACTAGCACCCAACACCAAGTGGTGGTTGAACCTGGAACCCAACTGTGGACCGCAGAAGGAGTTTACGTATGAACAGCTAACAGTCCTGGGGGCTGAACTTGAAGCTTTGAATTCTGGATTTGTTCATAAAACTCCGATCATAAGCGACTATTACCAGTCCAACGGGGTTTTGGGTACTCAAATTGATATGAAGAATAGTGCTAATTCTTTTGTTGAGCAGCCGTGCCAGGTTTCTGTCACTTGTACAAAAAGTGACCAGAATAAAGGAATGCAAGAGCTCAATGCTGGAATTGGGAATGATCCAAAAGTTCCTAAGAGAAAGGACTCGGGCGAGTTTTGGTACTCAGATGATCATCTCATGAACTTGGATTCTTTGAACTGCTTGAGCTCTGAGGAACCCAAGAAAATGTCTTCCAGTTTAGAATCCCAATGGGTGGGAACTGAGAAAACTGAACCGTGGTGGCGCTCTGCAGGTAAAGATGAGTTGGCTTCCTTGGTTGCTCAGAAGTCACTGGAACATATTGAGAATTGTGATCTCCCGCGGCCCCGGGTTAAGCATCGTAGGAAGGGTCCCTCTGCTTTCGACCCTAATTCAGCCATGGATCAGATGGCTGAAATGGGTTTCTCCAATATGGACACTTATACATGGGGAAGCCTTACTTCTGGTCACTCAACACATGAGTCTTGCAGTCCCTTAAG CAAGGATGAGGTGGAAACCCAAAAGATTTCAGAAGACAATCGAACCAAAGCCGAGCTATTGGAAGCTTTGTGCCACTCTCAAACACGAGCTAGGAACGCAGAAAAAGCAGCAAAGCAAGCCCATACAGAGAAGGAACACATAATCACTCTGTTTTTGAAGCAGGCCTCACAACTCTTTGCTTACAAGCAGTGGCTGCAATTGCTGCAGCTCGAGAAATTCTGCCTGCAGCTCAATAACAAGGACCAACCATGGTCCCCTCACAAAGGCAGGCACATGAAGAAGGGTCAGCGCAGGGCCGGAAAACGGGGCGGCAGACCAAGGTACGAAATTAACACGGGCGTTGTTGCATTCGCGGTGGGATTGGGTCTTGCCGGGGCAGGTTTGCTCCTCGGATGGACGATGGGATGGTTGTTTCCAACGGTTTGA